The Pseudomonas azadiae genome contains a region encoding:
- a CDS encoding glyoxalase superfamily protein, whose product MHLGKVTPILRIFDETKALEFYVDFLGFKVDWQHRFEANFPLYLQVSLGECVLHLSEHHGDASPGAAVRIQAPGVDAYRQQLLGKDYRYAKPEVEATPWGSREMSIKDPFGNRVVFVEEGEG is encoded by the coding sequence ATGCACTTAGGAAAAGTCACCCCCATCCTGCGGATTTTCGACGAGACCAAAGCGTTGGAATTCTACGTCGATTTCCTTGGGTTCAAGGTCGATTGGCAGCATCGGTTCGAGGCCAATTTTCCGCTGTATCTGCAGGTGTCGTTGGGTGAGTGCGTGCTGCATTTGTCCGAGCACCATGGCGATGCGTCGCCGGGCGCGGCAGTGCGGATCCAGGCGCCAGGCGTGGACGCGTACCGGCAGCAATTGCTGGGTAAAGATTACCGTTATGCCAAGCCGGAGGTTGAAGCAACGCCGTGGGGCTCGCGTGAGATGAGCATCAAGGATCCGTTTGGGAATCGGGTGGTGTTTGTCGAGGAAGGTGAGGGCTGA
- a CDS encoding N-acyl-D-amino-acid deacylase family protein, with protein MKYDTLIRQARVIDGSNTPGYLADVGLRDGRIATIGDLSMAAAEQEIDAAGRVLAPGFIDVHTHDDTVVIRHPQMLPKLSQGVTTVIVGNCGISASPVSLRSDPPDPMNLLGQREAFVYPRFADYRAAVESAHPAVNVAALIGHTALRSNHMDDLHRTATPAEIAAMRVQLQESLAAGALGLSTGLAYASAFNAETDEVLQLSEELTAFGAVYTTHLRSEFEPVLEAMDEAFQIGRHAQAPVIISHLKCAGAGNWGRSPQLLAALERAAQTHPVGCDCYPYAASSSTLDLKQVTDAFRITITWSTPHPDMGGCDLQAIAGDWNVSLMEAARRLQPAGAVYYGMDEADVRRILAHPLSMVGSDGLPEDPFPHPRLWGAFPRVLGHFSRDVGLFPLHTAVHKMTGLSAARFGLAQRGEIREGYWADLVLFDPLRVRDVADFKEPQRAAEGIDGVWVNGVLSYRDGQANGQRPGRFLARSGDLRGGFSSL; from the coding sequence ATGAAATACGACACGCTGATTCGCCAGGCGCGGGTCATCGATGGCAGCAACACCCCCGGCTACCTGGCCGATGTGGGGCTGCGCGACGGTCGCATCGCAACGATCGGCGATTTATCCATGGCCGCTGCCGAGCAAGAGATCGATGCCGCCGGCCGCGTATTGGCACCGGGGTTCATCGATGTGCACACCCACGATGACACCGTGGTGATCCGTCACCCGCAGATGCTGCCCAAGCTCAGCCAGGGCGTGACCACGGTGATCGTCGGCAACTGCGGCATCAGCGCCTCGCCGGTGAGCCTGCGAAGTGATCCGCCAGACCCGATGAACCTGCTGGGCCAGCGGGAAGCGTTTGTGTATCCGCGGTTTGCCGACTACCGCGCCGCGGTGGAAAGCGCCCATCCTGCGGTGAACGTGGCAGCCTTGATCGGCCACACGGCATTGCGCAGCAACCATATGGACGATCTGCACCGCACCGCCACGCCGGCTGAAATCGCCGCTATGCGCGTGCAGTTACAGGAAAGCCTCGCCGCTGGCGCCCTCGGTTTATCCACAGGCCTGGCCTACGCCAGTGCGTTCAACGCCGAGACCGACGAGGTGCTGCAACTGAGCGAAGAGTTGACGGCTTTCGGCGCGGTGTACACCACGCATCTGCGCAGCGAATTCGAACCGGTGCTGGAGGCGATGGACGAAGCCTTCCAGATCGGTCGGCATGCCCAGGCGCCGGTTATCATTTCCCACCTCAAGTGTGCGGGCGCGGGAAACTGGGGGCGCAGTCCGCAGCTGCTGGCTGCGCTGGAACGGGCGGCGCAAACCCACCCGGTGGGCTGCGATTGTTATCCCTATGCCGCCAGTTCTTCGACCCTGGACCTCAAGCAAGTCACCGATGCGTTCCGTATCACCATCACCTGGTCGACGCCGCACCCGGACATGGGCGGGTGCGACTTGCAGGCTATCGCGGGCGACTGGAACGTTTCGCTGATGGAGGCAGCGCGTCGGCTGCAACCGGCGGGGGCGGTGTATTACGGAATGGACGAAGCGGATGTGCGGCGTATCCTCGCGCATCCGCTGTCGATGGTGGGTTCCGACGGGCTGCCTGAAGACCCGTTCCCGCACCCGCGTTTGTGGGGCGCGTTTCCACGGGTCCTGGGGCATTTCAGTCGCGATGTCGGGTTGTTCCCGCTGCATACCGCCGTGCACAAGATGACCGGCCTGTCGGCGGCGCGTTTTGGCCTGGCGCAGCGAGGCGAAATTCGCGAAGGGTACTGGGCGGACCTGGTGTTGTTCGACCCTCTGCGCGTGCGCGATGTGGCGGACTTCAAGGAACCGCAGCGTGCGGCAGAGGGCATTGACGGGGTGTGGGTCAATGGCGTGCTGAGCTACCGCGATGGGCAGGCCAATGGTCAGCGACCGGGCCGGTTCCTGGCACGCAGCGGGGATTTGCGTGGCGGGTTTTCATCTTTATAG
- a CDS encoding lysozyme inhibitor LprI family protein: MKHTTLAAGALLLSLCGTAAAADTPALKKCMDGASTTADMVGCNVKEAKVQDARLNKAYKAALAAQEGNRRQQLQDVQRLWIKYRDANCGFIGSATGGTIDQVNGSGCVLDMTQARAQALENLVGP; encoded by the coding sequence ATGAAACACACGACACTTGCCGCCGGCGCCCTGTTGCTGTCCCTGTGCGGCACCGCCGCCGCAGCCGACACCCCGGCGCTGAAAAAATGCATGGACGGCGCCAGCACGACCGCAGACATGGTCGGTTGCAACGTCAAGGAAGCCAAGGTGCAAGACGCACGCCTGAACAAAGCTTACAAGGCCGCCCTCGCCGCCCAGGAAGGCAACCGCAGGCAGCAATTGCAAGACGTGCAGCGCCTGTGGATAAAGTACCGCGATGCCAATTGCGGCTTCATCGGTTCGGCCACCGGCGGCACCATCGATCAGGTCAACGGCTCCGGTTGCGTGCTGGACATGACCCAGGCACGCGCCCAGGCGTTGGAAAACCTTGTCGGGCCTTGA
- a CDS encoding GntT/GntP/DsdX family permease, whose product MAASLGFGLLAYAAIAIIALIVLIARYRLNPFIVITLVSIGLALTAGMPADTIMGSYEAGVGKTLGHIALVVALGTMLGKMMAESGGAEQVARTLINRFGERNAHWAMVCIAFLVGLPLFFEVGFVLLVPIAFTVARRVGVSILMVGLPMVAGLSVVHALVPPHPAAMMAVLAYNASVGQTVLYAILIGIPTAIIAGPLYAKFIVPRIQLPAENPLERQFIEREPRTRLPSFALTMGTILLPVVLMMIGGWANVIATPGTAFNQFLLFIGNSVIALLVATLVSFWTLGIAQGFNRESILKFTNECLAPTASITLLVGAGGGLNRILVDAGVTHEILGLAHAFHLSPLVMGWLFAALMRIATGSATVAMTTASGVVAPVAMGLGYPHPELLVLATGAGSVIFSHVNDGGFWLIKEYFNMTVIQTFKTWTVLETLISLVAFGLTYGLSLLL is encoded by the coding sequence ATGGCCGCATCACTGGGCTTCGGGCTATTGGCATACGCTGCCATCGCCATCATTGCTTTGATCGTGCTGATTGCACGTTACCGGCTCAACCCGTTTATCGTCATCACCCTGGTGTCCATCGGCCTGGCGCTGACGGCCGGGATGCCGGCGGATACCATCATGGGCTCCTATGAGGCGGGCGTCGGTAAAACCTTGGGGCACATCGCTCTGGTCGTCGCGCTGGGCACCATGCTCGGCAAGATGATGGCCGAATCCGGCGGTGCCGAGCAGGTGGCGCGCACGCTGATCAACCGATTCGGCGAGCGCAATGCCCATTGGGCGATGGTGTGCATCGCGTTCCTGGTGGGGCTGCCGCTGTTTTTCGAAGTCGGTTTTGTGTTGCTGGTGCCGATCGCCTTTACCGTGGCGCGGCGTGTAGGCGTTTCAATCTTGATGGTCGGCTTGCCGATGGTCGCCGGCTTGTCGGTGGTGCATGCGCTGGTGCCGCCACACCCGGCGGCGATGATGGCGGTGCTGGCCTATAATGCGTCGGTGGGGCAGACCGTGCTGTATGCGATCCTGATCGGTATTCCCACGGCCATCATCGCCGGCCCCCTGTATGCCAAGTTCATCGTGCCGCGTATCCAGTTGCCGGCGGAAAACCCGCTGGAGCGCCAGTTCATCGAGCGCGAGCCGCGCACCCGTTTGCCCAGCTTCGCACTGACCATGGGCACCATCCTGTTGCCGGTGGTGTTGATGATGATCGGCGGTTGGGCCAACGTGATCGCAACGCCCGGCACGGCGTTCAACCAGTTCCTGTTGTTCATCGGCAACTCGGTGATCGCGCTGCTGGTGGCGACATTGGTCAGCTTCTGGACCTTGGGGATCGCCCAGGGTTTCAACCGCGAGTCGATCCTCAAGTTCACCAATGAATGCCTGGCGCCGACGGCCAGCATCACCTTGTTGGTGGGCGCGGGCGGTGGGTTGAACCGCATACTGGTGGACGCGGGCGTGACCCACGAGATCCTCGGCCTGGCCCATGCGTTTCACCTGTCGCCGCTGGTGATGGGGTGGCTGTTCGCCGCGTTGATGCGCATTGCCACAGGCTCGGCCACCGTTGCCATGACCACCGCGTCCGGCGTGGTGGCGCCGGTGGCCATGGGTCTGGGTTATCCACACCCGGAATTGCTGGTGCTGGCCACCGGTGCGGGCTCGGTGATCTTTTCCCACGTCAACGACGGCGGCTTCTGGCTGATCAAGGAATACTTCAATATGACGGTGATCCAGACCTTCAAGACCTGGACCGTGTTGGAGACGCTGATTTCACTGGTCGCCTTCGGTCTGACCTACGGCCTTTCACTGTTGTTATGA
- a CDS encoding MurR/RpiR family transcriptional regulator — MDILYQIRARQDSFSAGEGRIARLMLDDVGFAASASLEALSQRAEVSTATLSRFARSVGCRDLRDLRLQLAQASGVGSRFLDPAGLPEQSAFHRQILGDIEATLRQHLSGFNQTSFVDAVSLLGKARMIHAFGMGGPSSLCSDELQVRLVRLGYPIAACHDPVMMRITAATLGPEHALIVCSLTGLTPELLDVVELARNYDARVVSITLAGSPLARLANVVLPLQPAETSFIYKPTAARYGMLLAIDLLATELALALPDANQERLRRIKLALDDYRGGPDSLPLGD, encoded by the coding sequence ATGGACATCCTCTACCAGATTCGCGCCCGCCAGGATTCCTTCAGCGCAGGGGAGGGGCGTATCGCCAGGCTGATGCTCGATGACGTGGGCTTTGCCGCGTCGGCCAGCCTGGAAGCGTTGTCCCAACGGGCCGAGGTCAGCACCGCGACCTTATCGCGCTTTGCGCGCAGCGTCGGGTGCCGCGATTTGCGCGATCTGCGCCTGCAATTGGCCCAGGCCAGTGGCGTGGGCAGTCGCTTCCTCGACCCGGCGGGGTTGCCGGAACAGTCGGCGTTTCATCGGCAGATCCTGGGTGATATCGAGGCGACGTTGCGTCAGCACCTGTCGGGTTTCAACCAAACGAGCTTCGTCGATGCGGTCAGCCTGTTGGGCAAGGCGCGGATGATTCACGCGTTCGGCATGGGCGGTCCGTCGAGCCTGTGCAGCGATGAGTTGCAAGTGCGCCTGGTGCGCCTGGGCTATCCGATCGCCGCCTGCCATGACCCGGTGATGATGCGTATCACGGCGGCGACCCTGGGCCCGGAACATGCGCTCATTGTGTGTTCCTTGACCGGCCTCACGCCCGAGCTGCTGGACGTGGTGGAGCTGGCGCGCAACTACGACGCGCGCGTTGTCTCCATCACCCTGGCCGGTTCGCCCTTGGCCCGGTTGGCAAATGTCGTGCTGCCACTGCAACCGGCCGAAACCAGTTTTATCTACAAACCCACGGCGGCGCGCTACGGCATGTTGCTGGCCATTGACCTGCTCGCCACCGAGCTGGCGCTGGCCCTGCCGGACGCCAACCAGGAACGCCTGCGCCGCATCAAGCTGGCCCTCGACGATTATCGCGGCGGCCCTGACAGCCTGCCGCTCGGAGACTGA
- a CDS encoding membrane-targeted effector domain-containing toxin — MSTPTNPPASPTLAQIKAHLLEIHPQLFKPASPASVVLPAERTALERINGTLARINETFLTQARRLYQDLDSTDLSQTQGQQLLSRLKTQLNKDLQTLDETSTVERQARKTYLTFDAGITALETETRLNVRDYLLTPAHQKMLEDCSRGPAFRPGQYALTFSYQDQTVTFAGAFVLTRESSPKVIDLTSREEVGAVLLFTPSRGLEAFDTLADLDQALHSMMTLPAGRKEIAAHLPVRYQHMDVADIWPLELQLIEGEPLFDHVYQALLDKRSLDIDLALGTEAPDAAVLKTQLDNAVKAALPDLSPRLEFRAQQLLEHDLYASLPDWYRTASTDRRATLAEHLKAYNEARRDFLNVFGPAATPAALARQQWAEHLANELDIHDLDPDLLHLTTRRTVPLVGTYEHKRTLVDLALRGLHTGDELPGSTFLQHTTLTYNDAPLTAQHAELTPQTVLTLLQDLQPRVEFALTQKPMLGDPHLKQAARAFFDQRLVALAYIASLRGDLTAADHQLFEQLRANTHMHLRAQTVLLHGAQLKDLWVLREETPQGQVKRMLLCTPDAPKAVHFIGFASERECQTHIIGWLDEKSRSDGCTMCDYVLGQVPLRFQPSLQNFVQHLGLKPDAQEHLEVTFGKACTYSDCLDATVTHRLSMLLDDYQHGSPDWYRAASTTDRARLAKLADDAVGAVQIYSAWPDAEAKFPAFKSYLHEKAKLALNKLLDRRQNDVDPDTVFAYSPKPLVGQSAPPMSYTTLYQDGYEDGIGFLTEKFSASATFRGPDDIDLSQLTPQNVARSVTGTWVGERYIEDVRKRLQAEDSPGYAKRRDATLKIQQLQMENAALESRLKGHIASADLTWLQSAIDSLADSSTATRNTYKVHRLFINGDWIIGNYLFSHADEPVLLYTPNAPDGIAFREAKLFNYLLKKVEGFLAYLCKRAPLQSQSRITLFLEEARKGLPEDINRTTPSPARHDPITRATPLTDLRHELYNMVLQRKIDDVRATTVSRAQVISAILWTCIEWVTAVATMPMPSLSLTLGGALAFKDAMLALNAYHQGDTAGALNHYLGYLANIGGALLFDFRPALASATKKLRPVIKTGEQATQRAVVEQLDSLAPEAMQPVLYDGQALWAPETPDALGRYLLYRKDPLTGQLHSTARLANRNVDGQWVRSGMAGGAPKYEPLKPEDTALAAYDMPPDQGKNFGALLYPDFTALQRDWDVDIAGAARHNAYIQSAPLRELYDDRVQKLTGAAEQFFKALPAPAPKTELPALATDTSHADLLKTLFGRDKRLIIGAPNRAIANKQLLIEHMPDLAAQGLKRIYIENLPRDLFHRKLKILGNQLKGDKPWSLKILEYHLAQVDQDLGLAKDAPFTYRKLLLAAQRHNVLIDGLDTAASYHMEHVLALGEGPRFVARSSKLRNFYSHKAIEQNLANDPDEGWIALVDSNRLGTYEQIRGLADLQNAPSLRIEEVAPGQPVGVWPDTTTAAQSKGDYRLAVTADKAAAQASGPSSAAVPTSVTHYDAFDIPQNIREDITYMASSRKGLDRHYGFAKPHHAQADAIFRNVQARLRDSAKSFFTDFKMAPRSSLDTLASAGSEKAFIEQLFKHKNGLVIGEAHSAQSSKAFLIDHMKALKKQGVKTLYMEHLLTDMHQEALDTFYATSKMSPALKNYLATQDYGHMPGYKGPHTYTKVVKVANKQGIRVRALDCTASYHVKGFDEKVRYEMFSYFANEVIKADQVATGPHKWIAFMGSTHTDLHQGVPGLVDLQDAVSLHVRDTFPAQASPLKVGGWQSAKRGIMGGEVALRSDFVLNVGIPGWRVAVDINPPTRAKLKRPGEYFIERTGDGEVNLVHRSRSQEIVTTPISIDDSGRYHIDRWDAVKGKRFYDLEKMLDALQQPDPDGAGLTRLT; from the coding sequence ATGAGCACACCAACCAACCCTCCTGCCTCGCCCACGCTTGCGCAGATCAAGGCACATTTGCTCGAAATTCATCCGCAGTTATTCAAACCGGCAAGCCCCGCCTCTGTTGTATTGCCGGCCGAGCGAACCGCGCTGGAGCGCATTAATGGCACGCTGGCCAGGATCAATGAAACGTTTCTGACCCAGGCGCGCAGGCTCTATCAGGATCTGGACAGCACCGACCTCAGCCAGACGCAGGGTCAGCAACTGCTCTCACGGCTGAAAACCCAGCTGAACAAGGATTTGCAGACGCTGGACGAAACCAGCACCGTCGAGCGCCAGGCGCGCAAGACCTATTTAACCTTCGACGCCGGCATCACCGCACTTGAAACAGAAACGCGGCTGAATGTCCGCGATTACCTGCTCACCCCCGCGCATCAAAAAATGCTGGAAGATTGCTCTCGTGGCCCGGCCTTTCGGCCAGGCCAATACGCACTCACGTTCAGCTATCAGGACCAGACCGTCACCTTCGCCGGCGCCTTCGTGCTGACGCGCGAGTCCAGCCCCAAGGTGATCGACCTCACGTCGCGAGAGGAGGTGGGTGCCGTGTTGCTGTTCACCCCGTCCCGCGGCCTGGAAGCGTTCGACACCTTGGCCGACCTCGACCAGGCGCTGCACTCGATGATGACGTTGCCCGCAGGGAGGAAAGAGATCGCTGCGCACCTGCCTGTGCGCTATCAACATATGGACGTCGCCGACATATGGCCGCTCGAACTGCAGCTTATCGAAGGCGAGCCCCTGTTCGACCACGTTTATCAGGCCCTGCTCGACAAACGCAGCCTGGACATCGATCTGGCCTTAGGCACCGAAGCCCCCGACGCCGCCGTCCTCAAGACACAGCTCGATAACGCCGTGAAAGCCGCCCTGCCCGACTTGAGCCCGCGCCTGGAGTTCAGGGCCCAGCAACTGCTGGAACACGACTTGTACGCCAGCCTGCCTGACTGGTACCGAACGGCGAGTACAGACCGGCGCGCAACGCTGGCCGAGCATCTGAAGGCTTACAACGAAGCCCGCCGGGACTTTCTCAACGTGTTCGGGCCCGCCGCGACACCCGCCGCATTGGCGCGCCAGCAATGGGCCGAGCATCTGGCCAATGAACTGGATATCCATGACCTGGACCCGGACCTGTTGCACCTGACCACCCGGCGCACTGTGCCCCTGGTCGGCACCTACGAGCACAAACGCACGCTGGTTGACCTGGCCTTGCGAGGCCTGCACACCGGCGACGAATTGCCGGGTTCGACCTTCCTGCAACACACCACGCTGACCTACAACGATGCGCCACTGACCGCGCAGCATGCCGAGCTTACTCCACAAACCGTACTGACCCTGCTGCAGGACCTGCAGCCGCGCGTGGAATTCGCGCTCACCCAAAAGCCCATGCTGGGCGATCCGCACCTCAAGCAGGCGGCGCGCGCATTTTTTGATCAACGCTTGGTTGCACTGGCCTATATCGCCAGCCTGCGGGGTGATCTCACAGCAGCCGATCATCAACTGTTCGAGCAACTGCGCGCCAACACGCACATGCACCTGCGCGCGCAAACCGTGCTGTTGCACGGCGCGCAGCTCAAGGACCTGTGGGTGCTGCGTGAGGAGACACCGCAGGGCCAGGTCAAGCGCATGCTGCTGTGCACACCCGACGCGCCGAAGGCCGTGCACTTTATCGGCTTCGCCAGCGAGCGGGAATGCCAGACGCACATTATCGGCTGGCTGGATGAAAAGAGCCGGTCGGACGGATGCACGATGTGCGATTACGTGCTGGGGCAAGTCCCCCTGCGCTTCCAACCCAGCCTGCAAAACTTTGTGCAACACCTTGGTCTTAAACCCGATGCCCAGGAGCATCTGGAAGTTACGTTTGGCAAAGCCTGCACTTACTCCGACTGCCTGGACGCGACCGTCACCCACCGGCTATCGATGCTGCTGGACGATTACCAGCACGGCTCTCCCGACTGGTACCGTGCCGCCTCGACCACCGACCGCGCACGCTTGGCGAAGCTGGCTGACGATGCTGTTGGCGCAGTGCAGATCTACAGCGCCTGGCCGGATGCCGAGGCGAAATTTCCAGCGTTCAAATCGTACTTGCATGAAAAGGCCAAGCTTGCCCTGAATAAGCTTTTGGACCGCCGCCAAAATGATGTCGACCCGGACACCGTCTTCGCCTACTCGCCCAAACCCCTCGTCGGGCAGTCCGCACCGCCGATGTCCTACACCACGCTGTACCAGGACGGTTACGAGGACGGCATCGGCTTTCTCACCGAGAAGTTTTCCGCTTCCGCCACCTTCCGCGGCCCGGATGACATCGACCTGAGCCAATTGACGCCTCAGAACGTCGCCCGCTCGGTAACAGGAACCTGGGTGGGCGAACGCTACATCGAAGACGTGCGCAAGCGTCTTCAAGCCGAAGACAGCCCAGGCTACGCCAAACGCCGCGACGCCACGTTGAAGATCCAGCAACTGCAGATGGAAAACGCCGCGCTGGAGTCGCGCTTGAAGGGCCATATCGCCAGCGCTGACCTGACCTGGCTGCAAAGCGCTATCGACAGCCTGGCCGACAGTAGCACCGCGACGCGCAATACCTACAAAGTGCACCGCCTGTTCATCAACGGCGACTGGATCATCGGTAACTACCTGTTCAGCCACGCCGACGAACCGGTGCTGCTCTACACCCCGAACGCCCCCGACGGCATCGCGTTCCGCGAGGCCAAACTGTTCAACTATCTGCTGAAAAAGGTCGAAGGCTTTCTCGCCTATTTGTGCAAGCGCGCGCCGCTCCAGTCCCAGAGCCGCATTACCCTGTTCCTGGAAGAGGCGCGCAAGGGCCTGCCCGAGGACATCAATCGCACTACCCCAAGCCCGGCCCGACATGATCCTATCACCCGCGCCACACCGCTCACCGACCTGCGCCACGAGCTCTACAACATGGTTCTGCAACGCAAGATCGATGACGTGCGCGCCACCACCGTCAGCCGTGCTCAGGTGATCAGCGCCATCCTCTGGACCTGCATCGAGTGGGTAACCGCCGTAGCGACCATGCCGATGCCAAGCCTGAGCCTGACGTTGGGCGGCGCATTGGCATTCAAAGACGCAATGCTCGCACTCAATGCCTATCATCAGGGCGACACGGCAGGCGCCCTGAATCATTACCTCGGCTACCTGGCCAACATCGGCGGCGCGCTGCTGTTCGATTTTCGCCCGGCCCTGGCCAGCGCGACCAAAAAGTTGCGCCCGGTTATCAAGACCGGCGAGCAAGCCACGCAACGCGCCGTGGTGGAACAACTGGACAGCCTCGCGCCCGAGGCCATGCAACCGGTGCTGTACGATGGCCAAGCGTTATGGGCGCCCGAAACGCCCGATGCACTGGGCCGTTATCTGCTGTACCGAAAAGACCCGCTCACCGGCCAGTTGCATTCGACAGCGCGCCTGGCCAACCGGAATGTCGACGGTCAATGGGTACGCAGCGGCATGGCGGGTGGAGCCCCTAAATATGAACCGTTGAAGCCAGAGGATACTGCACTGGCGGCCTATGATATGCCGCCCGATCAAGGCAAGAACTTCGGGGCCTTGCTCTATCCTGACTTCACAGCGCTGCAGCGGGACTGGGACGTCGACATCGCGGGGGCGGCCCGGCACAACGCCTATATTCAATCGGCACCGTTGCGTGAGCTCTATGACGACCGCGTGCAAAAGCTGACAGGCGCTGCCGAGCAGTTTTTCAAGGCATTGCCGGCCCCAGCGCCTAAGACCGAACTCCCCGCACTGGCCACCGATACCTCCCACGCAGACCTGCTCAAAACCCTGTTCGGCCGCGACAAGCGCCTGATCATCGGCGCGCCCAATCGCGCCATTGCCAACAAACAGCTGTTGATCGAGCACATGCCCGATCTTGCGGCCCAGGGCCTCAAGCGCATCTACATCGAAAACCTGCCGCGGGATCTGTTCCATCGCAAGCTGAAGATCCTGGGCAATCAGCTTAAGGGAGATAAACCCTGGTCGCTGAAAATCCTCGAATATCATCTGGCTCAAGTCGACCAAGACCTGGGCTTGGCCAAAGATGCGCCCTTCACCTACCGTAAATTGCTGCTCGCAGCGCAGCGGCACAATGTGTTGATCGATGGATTGGACACTGCCGCCTCCTATCACATGGAACACGTGCTGGCCCTGGGTGAAGGCCCGCGTTTCGTGGCGCGCAGCAGCAAATTGCGTAACTTCTACTCCCACAAGGCGATCGAGCAAAACCTGGCCAACGATCCCGACGAAGGCTGGATCGCCCTGGTTGACTCCAATCGTCTGGGTACTTACGAGCAGATAAGGGGACTGGCGGATCTGCAGAACGCGCCGTCGTTGCGCATCGAGGAGGTGGCGCCTGGGCAGCCGGTCGGGGTCTGGCCCGATACCACCACGGCCGCTCAATCCAAGGGGGATTATCGGTTGGCAGTCACCGCTGACAAGGCGGCAGCGCAAGCATCGGGCCCGTCGTCCGCGGCTGTTCCGACCTCGGTGACGCACTACGACGCGTTCGACATTCCACAGAATATACGTGAAGACATCACCTACATGGCAAGCTCACGCAAAGGGCTTGACAGGCATTATGGCTTCGCCAAACCGCATCATGCACAGGCCGACGCTATCTTCAGAAACGTACAGGCCCGATTGCGCGATAGCGCCAAATCGTTTTTCACCGACTTTAAGATGGCCCCTCGGTCGTCACTGGATACGCTGGCTTCGGCAGGCAGCGAGAAGGCGTTTATCGAGCAGCTGTTTAAACACAAAAACGGCCTGGTGATCGGCGAAGCCCATAGTGCGCAGTCGAGCAAAGCGTTCCTGATCGACCATATGAAGGCACTTAAAAAACAAGGCGTGAAAACGCTCTATATGGAACATCTGCTGACGGATATGCACCAGGAGGCGTTGGATACGTTTTATGCCACGTCGAAGATGTCGCCCGCCTTGAAAAACTACCTCGCCACGCAGGATTACGGCCACATGCCTGGGTACAAAGGCCCGCATACCTATACGAAAGTGGTCAAGGTCGCCAACAAACAGGGCATACGCGTTCGCGCGCTCGACTGCACAGCCAGCTATCACGTCAAAGGCTTTGACGAAAAAGTACGCTACGAGATGTTCAGCTACTTTGCCAACGAAGTGATCAAGGCCGATCAGGTGGCGACCGGCCCGCATAAATGGATCGCCTTCATGGGCAGCACGCACACCGATCTGCACCAGGGCGTCCCGGGGTTGGTCGATTTGCAGGATGCCGTGAGCCTTCATGTGCGCGACACCTTCCCTGCACAGGCCAGCCCGCTGAAGGTGGGCGGCTGGCAGTCGGCTAAGCGGGGGATTATGGGTGGCGAAGTGGCGCTGCGCAGCGACTTCGTGTTGAACGTCGGCATTCCTGGCTGGCGTGTAGCCGTTGATATCAACCCACCAACCCGCGCCAAGCTCAAACGCCCAGGCGAGTATTTCATCGAGCGCACCGGGGATGGTGAGGTCAACCTGGTGCACCGGTCACGTAGCCAGGAGATCGTCACCACGCCGATCAGCATCGACGACAGCGGCCGATACCATATCGATCGCTGGGATGCCGTCAAAGGTAAGCGCTTCTACGATCTGGAAAAGATGCTTGATGCGCTCCAGCAACCGGATCCAGATGGGGCGGGCCTGACACGACTCACCTGA